In Vibrio syngnathi, the following proteins share a genomic window:
- a CDS encoding LysR family transcriptional regulator — MSDVEKLDLNLLSVFLEVYRLKSITLASESLGMTQPGVSGALKRLQSQLDTDLFIREGRGIIPTNAAVQLASRVEPALEGITSAVSTLKQFDNQQHHVFRLLVNEIGLTKLQPLVEQDETLGNISIEFNMVPNNEEELLQSLSMQQADLAIDIHYPQVNGYMNQQVLEDKLVLIARKGHPRIDGVVTEDQYYDEKHVTFRMRRSRLYTADYFTKKAIKPRKVSSECDSLMMMCVLVSGSDCVGSTSRDFANQFAERFQLQVLEQPFEVLPMQQYMIWHKRTESNPAHQWLRNKIQQYMAD; from the coding sequence GTGAGCGACGTGGAAAAGTTGGATTTAAATCTATTGAGCGTGTTCTTAGAGGTGTATCGATTAAAGTCGATCACGCTTGCATCTGAATCGCTTGGTATGACTCAACCTGGGGTGAGTGGGGCATTGAAACGACTGCAATCTCAGCTTGATACTGACCTGTTTATTCGTGAAGGGCGAGGGATCATTCCGACCAATGCTGCGGTGCAATTGGCAAGCCGAGTAGAACCTGCACTCGAGGGGATAACCAGCGCAGTCAGTACCTTAAAGCAGTTCGATAATCAGCAGCATCATGTCTTCCGACTTCTAGTGAATGAGATCGGTTTAACCAAGCTTCAGCCCCTTGTAGAGCAAGATGAAACGCTGGGAAATATCTCAATCGAATTCAATATGGTGCCGAATAACGAAGAAGAACTTCTTCAGAGTTTGAGCATGCAGCAAGCGGATCTTGCCATCGATATTCACTACCCTCAGGTCAATGGTTATATGAATCAGCAAGTGCTTGAGGACAAGTTGGTATTGATTGCTCGTAAAGGGCACCCAAGAATTGATGGTGTCGTGACCGAAGATCAGTATTACGATGAGAAGCATGTTACTTTTAGGATGCGTCGTTCTCGCCTTTATACGGCTGACTATTTCACCAAGAAGGCGATCAAACCGAGAAAAGTGAGTTCAGAGTGCGACTCATTGATGATGATGTGTGTGTTGGTATCCGGTTCTGATTGCGTCGGCAGTACTTCTCGTGATTTTGCAAACCAATTTGCGGAGCGATTCCAGCTTCAAGTTCTTGAGCAGCCATTTGAGGTGTTGCCGATGCAGCAATACATGATTTGGCATAAAAGAACCGAATCCAACCCTGCTCATCAGTGGTTGAGAAACAAGATCCAACAATACATGGCTGACTAA
- a CDS encoding DMT family transporter translates to MSFLKLILLAAIWGGSFLFMRIAANPLGPAVLIEARVLFAAITLLLVSFYLRKKLSFNSHAKHFFILGLFNTAVPFLLFAYAAQTLNASTLAILNSTAPIWAAIIGAIWTKTALEARVLLGLGIGVAGVGVLVGWDAINIGHEAVLPICAAVMAAFSYGIASNYTKQAPKVEAFNNAHGSMWAAVLIVLPFIFFIPMREAPDLTITTSVILLGAVCTGLAYLLYFNLVSELGAPSALSVTFIIPVFGILWGNLFLDEAIGINTITGSILVITGTMLVTGMTPSKMIESAKQKRAERASR, encoded by the coding sequence GTGAGCTTTTTAAAACTGATACTACTTGCGGCTATATGGGGCGGTTCGTTTCTGTTCATGAGAATTGCCGCTAATCCATTGGGCCCAGCGGTGTTGATTGAAGCACGAGTACTGTTTGCTGCCATCACTCTATTATTGGTCTCTTTCTACTTGAGAAAGAAGTTGTCGTTCAATTCACATGCTAAACACTTCTTTATTCTTGGATTGTTCAATACTGCGGTTCCCTTTTTACTTTTCGCTTATGCCGCACAAACACTGAACGCCTCGACACTCGCCATCTTGAACTCTACCGCGCCAATATGGGCGGCAATCATTGGTGCGATATGGACGAAAACAGCACTCGAGGCGAGAGTTCTATTAGGACTTGGGATTGGGGTAGCAGGAGTAGGAGTGCTCGTTGGTTGGGATGCGATAAACATCGGCCATGAAGCTGTACTTCCGATTTGTGCTGCGGTGATGGCGGCCTTTAGCTACGGAATAGCATCAAACTATACCAAACAAGCACCTAAAGTTGAGGCATTCAATAATGCTCATGGCAGCATGTGGGCTGCGGTATTGATCGTGTTGCCGTTCATCTTTTTCATTCCGATGAGAGAGGCTCCGGATCTAACTATTACTACATCGGTTATCTTACTGGGCGCGGTGTGTACTGGACTTGCTTACCTGCTTTACTTCAATCTAGTTTCTGAACTCGGCGCGCCTTCAGCCCTGTCCGTTACCTTCATCATTCCGGTATTTGGTATTCTCTGGGGTAACTTATTCTTAGATGAAGCAATTGGCATCAATACGATTACTGGTTCAATTCTGGTAATCACTGGCACCATGTTAGTAACAGGTATGACACCTTCTAAGATGATAGAGAGCGCCAAACAAAAACGAGCAGAAAGAGCATCTCGTTAG
- a CDS encoding VOC family protein: MKIEHIAIWTKKLEVLKRFYEDYFGATSNSKYHNPTKGFSSYFLSFETGSRLEIMEMDSVPESKDDIYDQFTGFIHMAISLGSEQAVDQLTQRLVEDGYERLDGPRRTGDGYYESCVLDPDGNRLELTA; the protein is encoded by the coding sequence ATGAAGATTGAACACATCGCAATTTGGACCAAAAAACTCGAAGTACTAAAGCGATTTTATGAAGATTATTTCGGCGCGACATCGAACTCAAAATATCACAACCCAACTAAAGGGTTTTCTTCATACTTCCTCTCGTTTGAAACGGGAAGTCGTTTAGAGATCATGGAAATGGATTCTGTGCCTGAATCGAAAGATGACATTTATGACCAGTTCACAGGCTTCATTCACATGGCGATTTCATTAGGGTCGGAACAAGCGGTCGATCAACTGACTCAACGCTTGGTTGAAGACGGCTATGAGCGCTTAGATGGCCCAAGAAGAACAGGCGATGGTTATTATGAGAGCTGTGTGCTCGATCCTGATGGCAATCGCTTGGAGCTTACTGCTTGA
- a CDS encoding 6-phospho-beta-glucosidase: protein MNNEFPNDFLWGGAVAAHQLEGGWDANGKGVSVVDVLTAGAHGVQRRITDGVIDGENYPNQVAVDFYHRYKEDIKLFAEMGFKCFRTSIAWTRIFPNGDEAEPCEAGLAFYDDLFDELLKYEIQPVVTLSHFEMPYHLAKEYGGWMNRKVIDFFVKYSTTVMDRYQHKVKYWMTFNEINNQMNTSADIFGWLCSGVKFPQCEKPQEAMYQAVHHQFVASALVVNKGHEINPDLQIGAMCAMVPFYPRSSKPEDIMVAQKAMRDRYFFSDVMVRGHYPNYAKRDWAIKGFNIEMQPEDEQILKEGKADYLGFSYYMSNTLDSSSHQSTEEAMDGGHENSVENPFIQSSDWGWPIDPTGLRFCLASLYERYEVPLFIVENGFGAVDTVEEDGSINDDYRIAYLGDHIKEMKKAVVIDGVDLMGYTPWGCIDLVSFTTGEMKKRYGFIYVDKHNDQSGSLERKRKKSFEWYKGVIASNGATI from the coding sequence ATGAACAACGAATTTCCGAACGATTTTTTATGGGGTGGCGCGGTTGCGGCGCATCAACTAGAAGGCGGCTGGGATGCGAATGGCAAGGGTGTAAGTGTTGTTGATGTATTAACAGCGGGCGCTCATGGCGTGCAACGTCGAATCACCGATGGTGTGATTGATGGCGAAAACTACCCAAACCAAGTCGCTGTTGATTTCTACCATCGATACAAAGAGGACATTAAGTTATTCGCTGAGATGGGCTTTAAGTGTTTCCGTACCAGTATCGCTTGGACGCGTATTTTCCCTAATGGCGATGAAGCTGAGCCGTGTGAAGCGGGTTTAGCGTTCTACGATGATCTGTTTGATGAGCTATTGAAATACGAAATTCAGCCAGTCGTAACGCTGAGCCACTTTGAAATGCCTTACCATCTAGCCAAAGAATACGGCGGTTGGATGAACCGTAAAGTGATCGACTTCTTCGTTAAGTACTCGACTACGGTAATGGATCGTTATCAGCACAAAGTGAAATACTGGATGACGTTTAACGAGATCAACAACCAGATGAATACCTCTGCGGATATTTTCGGTTGGTTATGCTCGGGCGTGAAATTCCCACAGTGCGAAAAGCCGCAAGAAGCTATGTATCAAGCAGTTCACCACCAGTTTGTGGCAAGTGCTTTAGTGGTTAATAAAGGTCACGAGATCAACCCAGATCTTCAGATCGGTGCAATGTGTGCGATGGTGCCTTTCTACCCTCGTTCTTCAAAGCCAGAAGACATTATGGTGGCGCAGAAAGCGATGCGTGATCGTTACTTCTTCTCGGATGTGATGGTTCGTGGTCATTACCCAAATTACGCTAAGCGTGACTGGGCAATCAAAGGCTTCAATATTGAAATGCAGCCAGAAGATGAGCAGATCCTAAAAGAAGGTAAGGCCGATTACTTAGGCTTTAGCTACTACATGTCGAATACCTTGGATTCTTCTTCTCACCAATCTACAGAAGAAGCGATGGACGGCGGTCATGAAAACTCGGTCGAAAACCCGTTCATCCAGTCGAGCGATTGGGGCTGGCCAATTGATCCAACAGGTTTGCGTTTCTGTTTAGCTTCTCTGTATGAGCGTTATGAAGTGCCATTGTTTATTGTTGAAAACGGTTTTGGTGCGGTTGATACCGTTGAAGAAGACGGCAGCATTAACGACGACTACCGTATTGCTTACCTTGGCGACCACATCAAAGAGATGAAAAAAGCAGTCGTAATCGACGGTGTTGATTTGATGGGTTATACCCCATGGGGCTGTATCGATTTAGTGTCGTTTACCACCGGTGAGATGAAAAAGCGTTATGGCTTCATTTATGTAGATAAGCACAACGATCAATCTGGCTCACTAGAACGCAAGCGCAAGAAGTCGTTCGAGTGGTATAAAGGCGTGATTGCATCTAACGGTGCCACTATTTAG
- a CDS encoding LacI family DNA-binding transcriptional regulator: MVTMLDVANRAGVSKSTVSRVLNGKNIVRPDVVKKVFDAIQETGYRPNLLAQQLATKKTNFIGFVITNELFNGPYFSSLMYHAASYSEKSNHQLVITDGKHSAEDEIKAINFLLDMKCAGIIIYPQCLAESEIAKIIESTDTPILVLNREMPSKPNHAITTDHYQSACLMVEHIIEQGHTEIAVIRGKAGSSTDELRYQAYQDVLTKHGIALDEAKVVQGDWTMESGYHAAQALVKSKVTFTAILSENDDMAIGAIKALTELGYSLPQDVSIVGFDNSKVGAFLTPSLTSVSVPLEQMTQKAILQIVAETEQATTINTTGSLVLRDSIAKLN; this comes from the coding sequence ATGGTAACCATGCTTGATGTCGCAAACCGCGCAGGCGTATCTAAATCGACCGTTTCTCGTGTCTTAAATGGCAAGAACATCGTGCGCCCAGATGTGGTGAAAAAGGTATTTGATGCGATTCAAGAAACAGGTTATCGACCGAACTTGTTGGCTCAGCAATTGGCGACCAAGAAGACCAATTTCATCGGCTTTGTAATCACCAATGAGTTGTTCAATGGCCCTTACTTCTCTTCCTTGATGTATCACGCGGCTTCTTATAGCGAAAAGTCGAATCACCAGCTGGTGATCACCGATGGCAAACACAGCGCTGAAGACGAAATAAAGGCGATCAACTTCCTGCTGGATATGAAGTGCGCGGGCATCATCATTTATCCGCAATGCTTAGCTGAAAGTGAGATTGCAAAGATCATCGAAAGCACTGACACACCGATTTTGGTGCTCAACCGAGAAATGCCGTCGAAGCCTAATCATGCTATCACCACCGACCATTATCAGAGCGCTTGTTTGATGGTGGAACACATCATCGAACAGGGTCATACAGAGATTGCGGTTATTCGTGGTAAAGCCGGTTCTTCGACCGATGAGCTGCGTTACCAAGCCTATCAAGATGTGCTAACTAAACATGGTATTGCATTGGATGAGGCCAAAGTTGTTCAAGGTGATTGGACGATGGAGAGCGGTTATCATGCGGCTCAGGCTCTGGTAAAAAGCAAAGTAACATTCACTGCTATCTTGTCGGAAAACGATGACATGGCGATAGGTGCGATTAAGGCGTTAACCGAACTTGGGTACTCATTACCTCAAGATGTTTCTATCGTCGGTTTTGATAACAGCAAAGTGGGGGCGTTTTTAACGCCAAGCTTAACGTCTGTCAGTGTGCCATTAGAGCAAATGACGCAAAAGGCGATCCTGCAAATTGTCGCTGAAACAGAGCAAGCGACCACCATCAATACCACTGGCAGTTTGGTGTTACGTGATTCGATAGCGAAGCTAAATTAG
- a CDS encoding sugar O-acetyltransferase — protein MKTEKQKMLAGEPYQAWDKELYAARIECRKVLQKINNSIPDTPEWEAATQELIPGCENAHLEPPFRCDYGSNIKLGKNFYANFNCVILDVAEVTIGDNVLLGPNVQILTAGHPLDVKGRVEEGVEFGTPINVGDNVWLGGGVIICPGVTIGENSVIGAGSVVTKDIPANVVAVGNPCKVLKAIDNGQ, from the coding sequence GTGAAAACAGAAAAACAAAAAATGCTAGCAGGCGAACCTTATCAGGCTTGGGATAAAGAGCTTTATGCCGCTCGTATCGAATGTCGTAAGGTGCTTCAAAAAATCAATAACAGTATTCCTGATACACCCGAATGGGAAGCGGCAACGCAAGAGCTCATTCCGGGCTGCGAAAATGCGCATTTAGAGCCGCCGTTTCGTTGTGACTACGGCTCGAACATCAAGTTGGGCAAGAACTTCTACGCTAACTTTAACTGCGTGATTTTGGATGTGGCTGAAGTGACCATTGGCGACAATGTGCTGCTTGGTCCAAACGTTCAAATCCTGACCGCAGGCCATCCACTTGATGTGAAAGGCCGAGTTGAAGAGGGTGTTGAGTTTGGCACACCGATTAATGTTGGCGACAATGTTTGGCTTGGCGGTGGTGTAATCATCTGCCCGGGTGTAACCATTGGCGAAAACAGCGTTATTGGCGCAGGCAGTGTGGTAACTAAAGACATCCCAGCCAATGTGGTTGCAGTCGGTAATCCATGTAAAGTGCTGAAAGCGATCGATAACGGACAATAA
- a CDS encoding MFS transporter — MPLALLALTFSAFAIGTTEFVIVGLIPTMASDLNVSLPSAGLLVSLYALGVAIGAPVLTALTGKWNRKSVLLTVMALFVIGNLLAWQAPGYNTLIAARILTGLAHGVFFSIGSTIATGLVSKDKAASAIAIMFTGLTVALVTGVPLGTYIGQTFGWQATFLIVALLGLIALIGSAILVPSNLKQPPAAKISAQLKVLTQPRLLLVYAITALGYGGTFTAFTFLAPILENVSGFDSSSISLIMLVYGVSVAVGNIWGGKMADKMGPIKALTVIFSGLAAVLVVFNFTAVNPYAAVATILVWGAFAFGNVPGLQVYVVKLAEKYTPDAVDVASGLNIAAFNVGIALGSWGGGLIVTKSGLMNTPWVGAVIVLIALILTRFSGALDKKQAQQAVPSSI, encoded by the coding sequence ATGCCACTAGCATTACTCGCATTGACGTTCAGCGCCTTTGCCATCGGAACCACAGAATTTGTCATCGTAGGCTTGATTCCTACCATGGCGAGCGACTTGAATGTATCTCTGCCATCAGCAGGTTTATTAGTCAGTTTATACGCGCTTGGCGTTGCTATTGGCGCACCAGTATTAACGGCATTAACCGGCAAATGGAATCGTAAATCGGTGTTGCTGACCGTGATGGCATTGTTTGTCATTGGTAACTTATTGGCGTGGCAAGCTCCAGGCTATAACACGCTGATCGCCGCACGAATTTTGACTGGCCTTGCCCATGGTGTGTTCTTCTCGATTGGGTCGACCATCGCGACAGGTTTGGTTTCAAAAGATAAAGCAGCCAGTGCCATCGCGATCATGTTTACGGGTTTAACGGTTGCATTGGTAACCGGCGTACCACTGGGCACTTACATCGGCCAAACCTTTGGCTGGCAAGCGACTTTCTTGATCGTTGCTCTGCTTGGTCTTATTGCTCTTATCGGTAGCGCTATCTTGGTTCCAAGCAACCTTAAGCAACCACCAGCGGCGAAGATTTCGGCACAACTAAAGGTTCTAACTCAACCACGCTTACTGTTGGTTTACGCTATCACAGCACTAGGTTATGGCGGCACATTCACAGCCTTTACCTTCCTTGCTCCAATACTGGAAAACGTATCAGGGTTTGATTCGAGCTCTATCAGTTTAATCATGTTGGTTTATGGTGTGTCAGTGGCGGTAGGTAACATCTGGGGCGGTAAAATGGCCGACAAGATGGGCCCAATTAAAGCGCTGACCGTTATCTTCTCTGGTTTAGCCGCAGTATTGGTGGTATTCAACTTTACCGCTGTAAACCCTTATGCAGCCGTTGCGACTATTTTGGTTTGGGGTGCATTTGCATTCGGTAACGTTCCGGGGCTACAAGTGTATGTTGTGAAACTGGCTGAGAAATACACACCAGACGCAGTCGATGTCGCTTCTGGGTTGAACATTGCAGCCTTCAACGTCGGTATTGCATTGGGCTCGTGGGGTGGTGGTTTGATTGTCACGAAATCTGGATTAATGAACACCCCTTGGGTAGGTGCTGTGATTGTTTTGATCGCTCTTATTCTGACTCGATTCAGTGGTGCGTTAGATAAGAAGCAAGCACAACAAGCTGTTCCATCTAGCATCTAG
- a CDS encoding LysR family transcriptional regulator, which produces MLTRSDDLEMVLTVVDAGGFSAAAEALDVQVAKVSRAVSKVESQLGVSIFNRTTRRVELTEEGRQFVDSVRVGLQMIQSAEEEIVSRGELPKGRLRVDAASPFVFHQLVPLVQSFKEVYPDIELELTSNEGFVDLLEKRTDVAIRIGKLSDSTLHARPLGKSLLHIVASPDYLAKRGLPTKPEDLSSHQIVGFAGNKVLNHWPLPNPSDVAPTVTASNGETVRQLVLAGNGIACLSGFMVQEDMAAGRLIPILEQDKLANTDRERVNAVYYKSSSVSKRISAFIDFIQPRLSL; this is translated from the coding sequence ATGTTAACCCGTTCAGATGATTTAGAAATGGTACTCACCGTCGTCGATGCTGGCGGGTTTTCTGCGGCGGCAGAGGCGCTAGATGTGCAGGTCGCCAAGGTATCTCGTGCGGTGAGTAAGGTTGAGTCGCAACTCGGCGTCTCAATATTCAACCGAACAACGAGACGCGTGGAATTAACGGAGGAAGGGCGGCAGTTTGTCGATTCAGTCAGGGTGGGATTACAGATGATTCAGAGCGCGGAAGAAGAAATCGTGTCGCGCGGTGAGTTGCCAAAAGGTCGTTTAAGAGTCGATGCCGCCAGTCCATTCGTATTCCATCAGCTAGTGCCTTTGGTGCAGTCATTCAAAGAGGTTTATCCAGACATTGAGTTGGAACTCACTTCCAACGAAGGCTTCGTTGATCTTCTGGAAAAGAGAACTGATGTTGCGATTCGAATCGGTAAGTTGTCTGATTCAACACTGCACGCTCGCCCGTTAGGAAAAAGCTTACTCCATATTGTGGCGTCACCTGATTATCTCGCTAAGCGTGGGCTACCCACCAAACCTGAAGATTTGAGTTCGCATCAAATTGTGGGGTTTGCGGGTAACAAAGTGCTTAACCATTGGCCTTTGCCAAACCCAAGTGATGTCGCGCCGACTGTGACAGCCAGTAATGGTGAAACGGTGCGTCAACTGGTATTAGCTGGAAATGGGATCGCTTGTTTATCGGGGTTTATGGTGCAGGAAGATATGGCAGCAGGGCGTCTAATCCCTATTTTGGAACAAGACAAACTTGCCAACACAGACCGAGAGCGAGTGAATGCGGTTTATTACAAGTCGTCCTCTGTCTCTAAACGTATCTCGGCGTTTATTGACTTTATTCAGCCCCGTTTGAGCTTGTAG
- a CDS encoding dihydrofolate reductase family protein, producing the protein MSNIVFIATSLDGYIADKQGGLDWLQAIPNPDGDDMGYNTHTDRIDALVMGRNTMDMVLSFGIDWPYSKPVYVLSNTLNEVPQELEGKVFLMKGELKQIVADLNNKGLNNLYIDGGITIQNFMKEDLIDELIISTIPVVLGGGFPLFGDLVSPVDFTLKDVTTYLDEIVQTHYLRKH; encoded by the coding sequence ATGTCAAATATTGTATTCATCGCAACCAGCCTTGACGGTTACATTGCAGACAAGCAAGGCGGCTTAGATTGGTTGCAAGCGATTCCAAATCCAGACGGTGACGACATGGGTTACAACACCCACACCGATCGTATCGATGCACTGGTTATGGGGCGTAATACAATGGACATGGTGCTGAGCTTTGGCATTGATTGGCCTTACAGCAAGCCAGTCTATGTACTGAGCAACACTTTAAATGAAGTACCTCAAGAGCTTGAAGGTAAGGTGTTTTTGATGAAGGGCGAGCTTAAACAGATTGTCGCGGATTTGAATAACAAAGGCCTAAACAACTTGTACATTGATGGCGGCATCACCATTCAAAACTTCATGAAAGAAGACCTGATTGATGAGCTGATCATCTCGACCATTCCTGTCGTGCTTGGTGGCGGGTTTCCGTTATTTGGTGACTTAGTATCTCCCGTCGACTTTACGTTAAAAGACGTCACGACGTACCTTGATGAAATAGTGCAAACGCATTACTTACGTAAGCATTAA
- a CDS encoding TetR/AcrR family transcriptional regulator, translating to MTVKDQKRGRPKSGSSQLSAERILAIAKSMMRESGKVPSIRGLATELGVDAMAIYHYFKNKNDLLESITVSLVGEVALPQQNQVWQENLYQLSVSYLSVLNDYRGLLETLLTMQSLGPVEVFSERFEAVLSPLSLTEEQTKNALDLLVDYLHGYALALNCNPDRTELTIEMVEKPLSLYCLALTQLK from the coding sequence ATGACTGTCAAGGATCAGAAACGAGGTCGACCAAAGAGTGGATCAAGCCAACTCAGCGCCGAGAGAATTCTCGCTATTGCTAAAAGCATGATGCGAGAGAGTGGCAAAGTACCAAGTATTCGAGGGCTAGCGACAGAGCTCGGTGTGGATGCGATGGCGATATACCATTACTTTAAGAACAAAAATGATCTCTTGGAATCGATCACTGTCTCTTTGGTAGGAGAAGTCGCGCTGCCTCAACAAAACCAAGTGTGGCAAGAGAACCTTTATCAACTCAGTGTGAGTTACCTGTCGGTGTTGAATGACTATCGTGGGTTGCTAGAAACTCTGCTGACCATGCAATCTCTTGGGCCGGTTGAGGTATTTAGCGAGCGTTTTGAAGCGGTGTTGAGCCCGTTATCGTTAACCGAAGAGCAAACCAAAAACGCGTTGGATTTGCTGGTGGATTATTTACACGGCTACGCTTTGGCGTTGAACTGCAACCCAGACCGAACTGAACTCACTATTGAAATGGTCGAAAAGCCGCTGAGTTTATACTGTTTGGCGCTCACTCAACTTAAGTGA
- a CDS encoding phospholipase D family protein — translation MPVLQRISLTLVLVAILGGCSSLPEGIDHPAEPQTSPELSTLSVLASEYQPQALEQATTAVRLQESGWDALAQRLALVESAEHTIDIQYYIWNSDESGSYLASRLLAAAERGVKVRVMLDDINLNEREGLLSALDAHPNVEIRIFNPTPTRRGFSKWLSFVGDFSRLNRRMHNKSFTVDGTLSVVGGRNIGDEYFDLSDEINFRDRDVLVMGSVVNTIQTSFIEYWNSRWSYPVDMLGDDEQPDLSKIDNIVAPHYQNYPELPLNPEAADSLLNEVIGEMTWVNARFVYDPPVPIDSDNTDQPKATAVLLGKLASESKQEILLESAYLVFDDGQLDEWQSLSNNDVEIKALTNSMASNDLVSNHSAYAGRRSDMLEHGIDLFELKPESKLCEESTQDAAKCAPTTAYGLHAKSVVFDRSIASIGSFNFNLRSTYLNTESVLIIENKEIAETLAETIEQAMSEENSWRLELEDGDVYWYSGEQSWDSEPETGKWERMQSGFLQLLPIEKYL, via the coding sequence ATGCCTGTGCTCCAACGCATCAGTTTAACCTTAGTTTTAGTCGCTATTCTCGGCGGCTGTTCTTCATTACCCGAAGGCATCGACCACCCAGCTGAACCGCAAACCTCTCCTGAACTTAGCACTCTGTCGGTTTTAGCCAGTGAATATCAACCTCAAGCATTAGAGCAAGCAACCACAGCTGTTCGTTTACAAGAATCTGGTTGGGATGCATTGGCTCAGCGATTGGCGTTGGTTGAAAGCGCAGAACACACTATCGACATCCAATACTACATCTGGAACTCTGACGAATCGGGTAGCTATCTCGCTAGCCGTTTATTAGCCGCGGCTGAGCGTGGTGTGAAGGTTCGCGTAATGCTGGATGATATCAACCTAAACGAACGTGAAGGCTTGTTGTCGGCGCTAGATGCACACCCGAACGTCGAGATTCGTATTTTCAACCCAACGCCAACGCGACGTGGTTTCAGTAAGTGGCTGAGCTTTGTTGGTGACTTTTCTCGCTTAAACCGCCGTATGCACAACAAGTCGTTTACCGTAGATGGCACCTTGTCTGTGGTGGGTGGACGTAATATTGGTGATGAATACTTCGACCTTTCTGACGAGATAAACTTCCGAGATCGTGATGTGTTAGTGATGGGCTCAGTCGTTAACACCATCCAAACAAGTTTTATCGAGTACTGGAATAGCCGTTGGTCTTACCCCGTCGATATGTTGGGTGACGATGAACAACCCGATCTCTCAAAGATAGATAATATTGTCGCTCCGCATTATCAAAATTACCCTGAGTTACCATTAAATCCTGAGGCTGCTGATAGCTTGCTGAACGAGGTGATTGGTGAGATGACTTGGGTAAATGCGCGTTTTGTTTACGATCCACCAGTGCCTATCGATTCAGACAATACCGATCAACCGAAAGCGACCGCGGTTCTTCTTGGGAAACTAGCGAGCGAATCGAAACAAGAGATCTTGTTGGAATCGGCTTATCTAGTGTTTGATGATGGTCAACTTGATGAGTGGCAATCTCTGAGTAACAACGATGTTGAAATAAAGGCGCTGACCAATTCAATGGCCTCTAATGATCTTGTGAGCAACCACTCTGCTTACGCTGGAAGACGTTCCGATATGCTAGAGCATGGTATTGATCTGTTTGAGCTCAAACCAGAATCTAAGCTATGTGAAGAATCGACTCAAGACGCGGCTAAATGCGCCCCAACGACCGCTTATGGTCTGCATGCTAAATCAGTCGTATTTGACCGCAGCATTGCGAGCATCGGCTCATTTAACTTCAACTTACGCTCTACCTATCTCAATACGGAATCGGTTTTGATCATCGAGAATAAAGAGATAGCTGAAACATTAGCAGAAACCATTGAGCAAGCGATGAGTGAAGAAAACAGCTGGCGATTAGAGCTGGAAGACGGTGATGTGTATTGGTATTCCGGCGAGCAAAGTTGGGACAGCGAACCTGAAACAGGCAAGTGGGAGAGAATGCAGTCAGGCTTCCTGCAGTTGTTACCGATAGAGAAGTATCTGTAA
- the nfsA gene encoding oxygen-insensitive NADPH nitroreductase codes for MNSTIETILGHRSIRQYTNQPIEKAQLDVIIQAGLAASSSSLLQAVSIVRVTDKEKRKLLAEYAGNQAYVENAAEFLVFCIDYQRHAQINPEVKTDFTELTLIGAVDSGIMAQNCMLAAESLGLGGVYIGGLRNSAQQVDELLELPQHTAVLFGMCLGHPAQQPEVKPRLPAHVVMHENQYQPLSLDEIASYDDSMQSYYANRSSNQKQSSWSQQITQKLSGESRPHILPYLNSKQLTKR; via the coding sequence ATGAACAGCACGATTGAAACTATTCTGGGGCACCGCTCCATTCGTCAATATACAAATCAACCGATTGAAAAGGCACAACTTGATGTGATTATTCAGGCCGGTCTTGCCGCGTCATCATCCAGTTTACTGCAGGCTGTTTCTATCGTGAGGGTGACAGACAAAGAGAAGCGCAAACTGTTAGCCGAATACGCAGGCAATCAAGCTTACGTTGAGAACGCGGCTGAGTTTTTGGTGTTCTGTATCGACTATCAACGTCACGCTCAAATCAACCCTGAAGTGAAAACCGACTTTACTGAACTGACCCTGATTGGCGCGGTAGATTCTGGCATCATGGCGCAAAACTGCATGCTGGCTGCTGAGTCTCTAGGTTTGGGTGGCGTATACATTGGTGGTTTGCGTAACAGCGCACAACAAGTCGATGAACTGTTAGAACTACCACAACACACCGCCGTATTGTTCGGAATGTGTTTAGGTCACCCGGCGCAGCAACCAGAGGTTAAGCCTCGCCTTCCAGCTCACGTAGTAATGCACGAAAACCAATACCAGCCATTGAGCTTAGATGAAATTGCTAGCTACGACGATTCAATGCAAAGCTACTACGCAAACCGCTCAAGCAATCAGAAGCAAAGCAGTTGGTCACAACAGATCACGCAAAAGCTGTCTGGTGAGTCTCGCCCACACATTCTGCCTTACTTAAACAGCAAACAGCTGACCAAGCGATAA